The following nucleotide sequence is from Nomascus leucogenys isolate Asia chromosome 13, Asia_NLE_v1, whole genome shotgun sequence.
AACTGTGCTGCCGTATGCAAATGTCTGCCTATACGGAGAGACAACTTTACCTGCAGCTGGGCTTGCAGTGTCTTGACCACCAGGAAGACATACTTGTCCTCGCTCTCTTTGTTGTATTCTTGCATGGCAAACCACAGACACTGCTTCACATTGGCATTTGAGGCATTGACGGGTTTTAATTTCCTCAACACCCCCGTCTCATTCTTGTTTGGGTCTTTCCTGGCCACCAGGGCCAGGGGAATGGtgaggaggagcagggagagcCACCGGCACCTGGGCATGGCCCCTTGGGCAAGAGGCAAAGTTGAGTCTACTCCTCGTCCTCTCAGGGCTGGAGCTGTGGGCAGGATGGGCTGGCCGCAGCTGCTGCTGTGAGTTCAA
It contains:
- the CST8 gene encoding cystatin-8, coding for MPRCRWLSLLLLTIPLALVARKDPNKNETGVLRKLKPVNASNANVKQCLWFAMQEYNKESEDKYVFLVVKTLQAQLQVTNLLEYLIDVEIARSDCRKPLSTNEICAIQENSKLKKKLSCSFLVGALPWNGEFTVMEKKCEDA